The sequence below is a genomic window from Thalassomonas haliotis.
TCGCCCCAACCGCCCTTAACAGGCCGATTTCCTTGGTGCGCTCCAATACCGTCGCCAGCATAATATTCATAATGCCTATGCCCCCCACCAGCAAGGAAATACCGGCAACACAGGACATCACAATATTGAAGATCTGCTGGGTTTGCTTTTGCTGCGCCAGCAAGGCGGCGGGAATGGTAATATCAAAGTCGTCGACATCGTTATGACGGCGGTTAAGCAAGTGGTTGACCGCCTTGGCCGCTTCTATCGGGTCAACTTCTTTATTGACTTTAAACTTCAAGCTACTGACTTCACTAACCAATTGCTTGGCTGGAAATTTATGGATGGCGGCGCTGAGCGGGATAAACACCTGGTTTTGCTCACCGCCGAGTTTTATGCCCTGAAATTCTTCTTTTTTCAGAAACGGCGCTTCAAGCACTCCCACCACTTTAAACCACAAATGATTAATTTTAATATTCTGACCCACGGCATTGCCCAGGGGAAATAATTGCTTGGCGCTCGATGAACCCAGCACCGCCACCTGGGCAAAAGCCTGTTCATCTACGCTGTTAAGATAACGCCCCCGAAACAGGGCAAATTTAGACAATTCAAAAAAGCTGGCACTGACCCCAAGGGCATCGCCGTCGCTTTTCCCTTTGCCGCTGAAAATACTGTAGGTCTCTATCTCTTTTTGTGCGCTGAACGACTCGATAAAAGGCAGGGCGCTCACCCCAATTTCCCCGTCCCGCAAATTCAGGCCCCGGGAATGTTTGCGCTGCTCTTTCAGCTCATTCTCCTCGAAGGTTTTTCCTGTCACTATCAGGTTATGCAGTCCCATGCTGTCAATCATATTCAGGGCTTCGCGCTCCGCCCCTTCACCGATATTGAGCATGGCAATTACCGCGCCCACGCCAAAAATCATCCCCAGCAGAGTCAGCAAGGTTCTCAGCTTATGCTGGGCAAGCTCCGCCAGGGTGTCTGCCAAAATAGCCATATACTTCATTTATACGTCCTCTATCCTGATCAGGGCTATTTTCTGGTTTGCTTCCAGCCCGGAGAGCACTTCAACATGACTCAGGCTCGACTGTCCCACCGTGATATTACGACGCCGGTACTCTCCCTCGGTAAACAGGTAAACATAAGGTTTGTTGTCTTCAATAAACACGCTTTGCAGCGGTACTATCATTTTATCCGCCCCCGGGGTCACGGTAATGCTGGCGCTGAGTTTACGACCCGGCACAAACAAATCCGCTTGCTGCTTATTTAAGCTAACCACCACTTCAAAATATTTTTGCGGATCGCCGCGTTTAATGGATGCAGGAAACGGCGCCACTGTCTCGATCACCCCGGCAAACGGCTTATCGCTAAAGGCGTTTAATACCAGGCTCACTTCCTGCCCAGCGCTTAAACCTATGGCTTCATGTTCAAAAACAAAAAGCCTGGCTTTCATTTCGCTGATATCCGGCAGTTCTGCAATTTTTTGTCCCGGCCACAGAGACTTCCCCGCCCTGGGCTTTTCACCGCGCCAATTGGTTTTATAGGTCAGCAAACCGTCGTGGGGGGCTTTAATTTCCAGCCGGGATAAACTTTCGCTTAACTGGGTGAGCTTACTGTTTTGCTGGGAGCGTTTCATTTCCAGCAGGCCGATATCCCCCTGTGAACTTTGCTCAAAGCTGTCTTTTTTCCATTTCAGGTAATGCTGTTTGGCGCCAAGAAAAACCGTATTTTGCAATGAGTCTAATATTTCCAGTTTGGAGCGGATGCGGATATCATCAATAGAAAACTGCTCGGCAAAGCCTTTCTCCTGAAACACAACGCCTATATCCTGGTTAATGGCGCTTAACTCCTGATCCAGGGCGGCAGACTTTTCTATAATGTCCTGCTCGGTGATCGACATATCATTGTTTTTTTCCTCGCTTTCCCTTTGCATGGCTTCACCGTCAAAGCGGGCAATAATATCCCCGGCCTTGACCCGGGAATATTCCGGGGCCAGCCAGGCAAGGTTTTGGGGGCCACGGCCCCCCACGGGAGCACTGATCACCGTCGCTTTGGCGGCAAAAAGCTCTCCCCTGGCGGGCACTTTGACCTCAAACCTTTGTTTCTCCACCCGGTACAGATTGTCGCTGTTACTGCTTTGGCCGCAGCCGGTTAGCGTTATGCTTAGCAACACTATGCTTAAAAAGGTTAAGCGGAAACCAGCACTCCCCTTTGCTAAATACCAGCTCATAGCACCACCTCATCGCCGGCAGTTAAGCCTTTATCGACAACCACCTTAGTTCCCAGCACATGGCTGATAGAAATCAGCTCATCCTTATTCGCGGTTAAGCTACTTTTTACCACGAAGTTCTCACCGCCTGAATTTTTTACCGCCTGCTGGGAGATGGTTAAAACATCATCCAGGGTTTCGGTGATCACCTCCACCCGCGCCGTCATCCCCGGGCGCATCACTTCAATATCGGTTTGTTCAAATTCAACAATAACATCGAAAATCCGGCGCTTGTCCTGCTGTGACTTGTCCCGAAAAACCTTGCCTAAACTTTGCACCCGGCCGCGGTAAATCAACTCCTGCGCCGCGCCTAAATAAACTTTCACCAATTGGCCGACGGCAATTTTGCCGCTTTCGGCTTCACTGACCTGGACGGTTAACTGCATTTGTTCCAATACGGCAATTTCCATGACCCCCTGGCCAAATCGCACCGTTTCGCCTACCGCAGGCTTTTCCCCTTCCCAGTTGGCTTTATATATCACCATGCCATCGCGCGGAGCCTTGACTTTAAGCTTTTCTATATCACCGAGAAACGCATCGACCTCAGATGTTAACCGGGCTACCTTACCCTGGGCCAGTTTGATATTGAGATCTTTGGTTTCCTGCTGGTAGAGCAGCTGTTTTTTTGCCAGGGCCAGGTCATTTTCCGCTATGGTAAAATCAATTTGTGCTTTTTTTCGGTCGATATCAGAGCGGGAATTATCGATAATTTCCGCCTTACGCTTGGCTTTTTCATACTCCATTTGCATCTGCGCCACCTTCAGGGTTAATTCCTGCTCGGTTTCGATTTCCTTAAGCTGTTTGTTTTCCAGCTCTTGCTGCGCCCGATCCAATTCCGCCTGCTTTTCAATTAAACGCTCACTGACTTTTTTATCATCAAAAGAAATCACCACCTGGCCTTTGGATACCTTAGTATTTTCCGGCGC
It includes:
- a CDS encoding ABC transporter permease — protein: MKYMAILADTLAELAQHKLRTLLTLLGMIFGVGAVIAMLNIGEGAEREALNMIDSMGLHNLIVTGKTFEENELKEQRKHSRGLNLRDGEIGVSALPFIESFSAQKEIETYSIFSGKGKSDGDALGVSASFFELSKFALFRGRYLNSVDEQAFAQVAVLGSSSAKQLFPLGNAVGQNIKINHLWFKVVGVLEAPFLKKEEFQGIKLGGEQNQVFIPLSAAIHKFPAKQLVSEVSSLKFKVNKEVDPIEAAKAVNHLLNRRHNDVDDFDITIPAALLAQQKQTQQIFNIVMSCVAGISLLVGGIGIMNIMLATVLERTKEIGLLRAVGATQKDIRLQFVAESFTISILGGLLGVVFGILLSELISLYSQWAVYWSLSAIVLSFSICAMVGIIFGVYPAIKASKLDPIDALQSD
- a CDS encoding efflux RND transporter periplasmic adaptor subunit; the encoded protein is MSWYLAKGSAGFRLTFLSIVLLSITLTGCGQSSNSDNLYRVEKQRFEVKVPARGELFAAKATVISAPVGGRGPQNLAWLAPEYSRVKAGDIIARFDGEAMQRESEEKNNDMSITEQDIIEKSAALDQELSAINQDIGVVFQEKGFAEQFSIDDIRIRSKLEILDSLQNTVFLGAKQHYLKWKKDSFEQSSQGDIGLLEMKRSQQNSKLTQLSESLSRLEIKAPHDGLLTYKTNWRGEKPRAGKSLWPGQKIAELPDISEMKARLFVFEHEAIGLSAGQEVSLVLNAFSDKPFAGVIETVAPFPASIKRGDPQKYFEVVVSLNKQQADLFVPGRKLSASITVTPGADKMIVPLQSVFIEDNKPYVYLFTEGEYRRRNITVGQSSLSHVEVLSGLEANQKIALIRIEDV
- a CDS encoding efflux RND transporter periplasmic adaptor subunit yields the protein MNKYYVSLLGCLLLVGCGEEVITERVKQETVEVFVAASGELESRQVSVIAPPSVGSMWQYQIKQLAPENTKVSKGQVVISFDDKKVSERLIEKQAELDRAQQELENKQLKEIETEQELTLKVAQMQMEYEKAKRKAEIIDNSRSDIDRKKAQIDFTIAENDLALAKKQLLYQQETKDLNIKLAQGKVARLTSEVDAFLGDIEKLKVKAPRDGMVIYKANWEGEKPAVGETVRFGQGVMEIAVLEQMQLTVQVSEAESGKIAVGQLVKVYLGAAQELIYRGRVQSLGKVFRDKSQQDKRRIFDVIVEFEQTDIEVMRPGMTARVEVITETLDDVLTISQQAVKNSGGENFVVKSSLTANKDELISISHVLGTKVVVDKGLTAGDEVVL